From Coleofasciculus sp. FACHB-T130:
TCGCTGTTTCTGACCCCCACTCAGAGCATAGATGGGGCGTCGTTCCAGCGCGAGTAAATTAACCGCTGCCAGTGCTTGCTCTACCCGCCCGCGTATCTCAGCGGGCGAGAGATTTTCCTCCACCAGCCCAAAGGCAACATCAGCCCCGACTGTCGGCATCACCAACTGATGATCGGGATTCTGGAAGACAAAGCCAATTGGGTTTAATATCTGAATTTCTCCTGCTTGGGGACGCAACAGCCCAGCCAGTAATCTCAACAATGTTGATTTTCCACTGCCGTTGGTGCCCAAAAGCATCCAGAATTCACCCTTGGGCACCTCCAGAGAACAGGAATCTAAGACTTTCTCCCCTTTAGGCCAGTTGAAGCAAAGGTCTTTGACTTGAATGGCAGGCTTGACCATTTCGACACCAGCAGGAAATGTGTTCATTCAGCGAGGGCGAAGAAGCCGGGAGGTCTTCCAGCCGATGCTGTGCTGGATTTCTGAGATATCTGAACGGCAACAATCTCGCTACTGAGAATGCCGATTTTTTTCTCCGGCTGGCGTTCGCAAGTGAGTTCTAACAGTTGCGCGTTGCCAGAGCGGATTGCATTCAGAATTTCTTGGTAAACGCTTTGGGCATCTTCATCTGACTTCCGTTGCACCGACAACGACATCGGCGTATTTTTCAAAATTAGGTCGATTGTAAACATGAGTTAAGCAATTGCAATTAAATATCGGCTCCACATCCCTAGTATCTCAGACGCGAGCCAGTTGCTGCCCGATGGGAAAATTCGTTGAGCAGGGGAGAAAGGATTTCATCTTCGCCTCTATCTTGGCGTTGGTAAGTTTCGCAAATCCTTTCCTAGCCTGGACTTTAAGCGCACTCACTTCCTGAACTGTCGCGAGTGATGAACATCTGCGATCGCATCTGTCGCCCCTACCGCTAAATATTAAAATGAGTTAAATAAATTTACCCAAAACTGTGCAAGTTGGACATAATAAGATTAAACTCTAGTAAAGAATCGTAAACTAGATTGACATCCTAGTTTGTTTTCTGCGTAGCCCATCTAGTTACAGATGGAGCCAGCAGAAACCGCGATGACTGTACTTATAACTAACCTGTTTGGAGATTTGCTGTCATGACTATCGCAGTCGGACGCGCGCCGAGTTCAAGAGGGTGGTTTGACGCCATTGACGACTGGCTCA
This genomic window contains:
- a CDS encoding ABC transporter ATP-binding protein: MVKPAIQVKDLCFNWPKGEKVLDSCSLEVPKGEFWMLLGTNGSGKSTLLRLLAGLLRPQAGEIQILNPIGFVFQNPDHQLVMPTVGADVAFGLVEENLSPAEIRGRVEQALAAVNLLALERRPIYALSGGQKQRIAIAGAIARRSEVLLLDEPTALLDPDSQLDLVAQVQSLVKSRGLTALWVTHRLDELNYADGAFLLEQGCVVDRGEPKRLRQRLLQTQDSSL